A section of the Marinimicrobium koreense genome encodes:
- a CDS encoding VacB/RNase II family 3'-5' exoribonuclease translates to MIAPDPETEPANLKLSLMFDQNALQQLSQLKSNLRSEKDLAQGTVRTTTRRFAFVHLDDGRDAFLPPDETMKVMPGDRVEVQLTTNRKDQLEAQLERLLSSEFTTFVGRYRVKGKAHFVEPDVAQFTRWLFIPPNQRKGFDDGDLIHCKLSRHPFHHEGKAQVTILSAIGKPGEPGVESRYITAKFELPTDWSDKARDQAQAINLTPITADDHQEDLTDRPFVTIDAETTRDMDDAVYLEAREDGWDLWVAIADPSRYIEPGTPLDQAAASRASTVYLLGQSVTMLPAELSHDTFSLVPDQRRPALVCQMHIQQDGTITDYRFSEALIRSHHKLSYTGVTELLDGGDAPADLPAERVEMLKALYACATARSDYRHQHALMMEDRPDYYFVLNDQKKIERIEKRERTKAHRIVEESMLATNICAGELFTRHPGHGIFSNHVGFRPERLDDAVSLLNEDVPDYEVGDLTALRHFQKLLRDLRVNPDNTPEFESLLPLVQRMLQAASLSADASEHFGLGFPHYATVTSPIRRYHDFYNHRAIKRILREQPAQSPEPTLLENLQSQLQKGRQACRQLEQWLACDFVRDKIGSVHTGTIALVNSMGFGVRLDDWGIEGFVRLAKDDVKPAFDSRRLKITHEAQQYQLDQQVHVIIQGVDDERQRVILEVVDEATAERLKAWTDTPASAE, encoded by the coding sequence ATGATCGCGCCTGACCCCGAAACCGAACCTGCCAATCTGAAGTTGTCTCTCATGTTTGATCAGAACGCACTGCAACAGCTGTCTCAGCTCAAATCCAACCTTCGCTCGGAGAAGGACCTGGCTCAAGGAACCGTGCGCACCACCACCCGTCGCTTTGCGTTCGTCCACCTCGATGATGGGCGGGATGCCTTTCTTCCGCCCGATGAAACCATGAAGGTCATGCCCGGCGATCGGGTAGAAGTCCAACTGACCACCAACCGCAAAGATCAACTGGAAGCGCAACTGGAGCGACTGCTGAGCAGCGAATTCACCACCTTTGTGGGTCGCTATCGCGTCAAGGGCAAGGCCCATTTTGTGGAGCCTGACGTCGCCCAGTTTACCCGCTGGCTGTTTATTCCTCCAAATCAGCGCAAAGGCTTCGACGATGGCGACCTGATTCACTGCAAACTCAGCCGCCATCCATTTCATCACGAAGGCAAGGCGCAGGTCACCATTCTCAGCGCCATTGGCAAGCCCGGCGAGCCTGGAGTGGAAAGCCGCTACATCACCGCGAAATTCGAACTGCCGACGGACTGGTCCGATAAGGCGCGGGATCAGGCCCAGGCCATCAACCTGACGCCCATCACCGCAGATGATCACCAGGAAGACCTGACCGATCGCCCCTTTGTGACCATCGACGCCGAAACCACGCGGGATATGGACGATGCGGTTTACCTGGAGGCGCGCGAGGACGGCTGGGACCTCTGGGTCGCCATCGCCGATCCGAGCCGCTACATCGAACCGGGCACCCCGCTGGACCAGGCCGCCGCGAGCCGGGCCAGCACCGTCTACCTGCTGGGCCAGAGTGTGACCATGCTGCCGGCGGAGCTGTCCCACGACACCTTTTCACTGGTGCCGGATCAGCGCCGCCCGGCCCTGGTGTGCCAGATGCACATCCAGCAGGACGGCACCATTACTGACTACCGGTTTTCCGAGGCCCTGATCCGCTCTCACCACAAGCTGAGCTACACCGGCGTCACCGAGCTGCTCGACGGTGGGGACGCCCCCGCTGACTTGCCCGCCGAGCGGGTCGAGATGCTCAAAGCCCTGTACGCCTGTGCCACCGCACGCAGCGACTACCGTCATCAGCACGCGTTGATGATGGAAGACCGTCCGGACTATTACTTCGTCCTGAACGATCAGAAGAAAATCGAACGCATCGAGAAACGCGAGCGCACCAAGGCGCACCGGATTGTCGAAGAGTCCATGCTTGCCACCAACATCTGTGCGGGAGAACTGTTCACCCGGCACCCCGGGCACGGCATTTTCTCCAACCACGTCGGCTTCCGTCCGGAACGACTGGACGATGCCGTCAGCCTGCTGAACGAAGACGTTCCGGACTACGAGGTGGGCGACCTGACCGCGCTGCGTCACTTCCAGAAGCTGCTGCGCGATCTGCGGGTCAACCCGGACAATACTCCGGAATTCGAGTCCCTGCTGCCTCTTGTCCAACGGATGCTGCAGGCCGCCTCCCTGTCCGCCGATGCCAGCGAACACTTTGGCCTGGGCTTTCCCCATTACGCCACGGTCACCTCGCCGATCCGGCGCTACCACGACTTTTACAATCACCGGGCCATCAAGCGGATTCTACGCGAGCAACCCGCCCAGTCACCGGAACCCACGCTGCTTGAAAACCTGCAGAGTCAGCTTCAGAAAGGCCGTCAGGCCTGTCGCCAGCTGGAGCAGTGGCTGGCCTGTGATTTTGTACGCGACAAGATTGGCAGCGTACACACGGGCACCATCGCCCTGGTGAACTCCATGGGCTTCGGGGTGCGTCTGGACGATTGGGGTATTGAAGGTTTTGTCCGGTTGGCCAAAGATGACGTCAAGCCGGCATTTGATTCACGGCGCCTGAAAATCACCCATGAAGCCCAACAGTACCAACTGGATCAGCAGGTGCATGTGATCATTCAGGGCGTGGACGATGAACGCCAGCGGGTAATACTGGAGGTGGTTGATGAAGCCACCGCCGAGCGGTTGAAAGCCTGGACGGACACCCCCGCTTCCGCGGAGTAA
- a CDS encoding potassium/proton antiporter, whose translation MDTLNQLILFGGMLFVISILASTLSPRMGMPLLLVFLIIGMLAGEDGLGGIRYNDVQSAYFLATLALAVILFDGGLRTDRHNFRVGLRPALLLATVGVVGTAALTGAFAAWILGIGWVEGLLIGAIVGSTDAAAVFSVLNMQGLALKTRVGATLEIESGLNDPMAIFLTIILVEFMVSQQSGFDALMLGQFVWQMGLGAGIGLLGGRILAYGVARLALSPGLYPLLALFGGISIFGLAAVLQASGFLAVYLAGLVVGNRLSRGLYNIQRFHDGIAWLAQISLFLMLGLLVSPRELMLYAPSAVLVGLFLILVGRPVAVWLCLMPFQFAWREKLFISWVGLRGAVPIVLAMFPWLAGFENWPFFFNIAFFIVLVSLVMQGWTVSPLARWLKLDVPTTSSRVQRVELGVPGQVGYEFVGYKLAEGSPALRSPTDKLPLPAGASLLCVLREDQPLSLKESHTLEPGDHVYLLASATDLPALDKLLVGVDEPDRLSAQAFFGEFVVTPRAKLADLGMLYGFEVPEEMANWSIARYIYSQYRQPVVGDRVRLGDVEFVVLDMRDSKLTQVSLKLHR comes from the coding sequence ATGGATACCTTGAACCAGCTCATTCTGTTTGGCGGAATGCTGTTTGTGATCAGCATTCTCGCCAGCACCCTCTCCCCGCGCATGGGCATGCCTCTGCTGCTGGTGTTCCTTATTATCGGTATGTTGGCGGGGGAAGACGGCCTCGGTGGCATTCGTTATAACGATGTTCAATCGGCGTACTTCCTGGCCACGCTGGCGCTGGCGGTGATCCTGTTCGATGGCGGCTTGCGCACTGATCGGCACAACTTTCGGGTCGGGCTGCGCCCAGCCTTGCTCCTGGCCACCGTCGGGGTGGTGGGCACAGCGGCCCTGACCGGCGCTTTTGCCGCCTGGATTCTGGGAATTGGTTGGGTTGAGGGCTTGCTGATCGGGGCGATTGTGGGCTCCACCGATGCGGCGGCGGTATTCTCGGTATTGAACATGCAGGGGCTGGCGCTCAAGACCCGGGTGGGCGCGACGCTGGAAATCGAATCCGGTCTGAACGACCCGATGGCGATCTTTCTGACCATTATTCTGGTGGAGTTCATGGTCAGCCAGCAGAGCGGTTTTGACGCCCTGATGCTGGGGCAGTTTGTCTGGCAGATGGGGCTGGGGGCTGGCATTGGTCTGCTGGGCGGAAGGATTCTCGCCTATGGTGTCGCCCGTCTGGCCCTGAGCCCGGGGTTGTACCCTCTGTTGGCCCTGTTTGGTGGCATCTCTATTTTTGGCCTGGCAGCGGTCCTGCAGGCCAGTGGGTTCCTCGCGGTGTACCTGGCCGGCCTGGTGGTCGGTAACCGACTCTCCCGAGGGCTGTACAACATCCAGCGCTTCCATGACGGTATCGCCTGGTTGGCCCAGATCAGTCTGTTCCTGATGTTGGGCCTGCTGGTATCGCCCCGCGAACTGATGCTCTATGCACCCAGCGCCGTGCTGGTGGGGCTGTTTCTGATTCTGGTCGGGCGCCCCGTGGCGGTCTGGCTGTGTCTCATGCCGTTTCAGTTCGCCTGGCGGGAAAAGCTGTTCATCAGTTGGGTGGGGCTGCGCGGCGCGGTGCCGATTGTGCTGGCCATGTTTCCCTGGTTGGCAGGCTTTGAGAACTGGCCGTTCTTTTTCAATATCGCCTTCTTTATTGTGCTGGTGTCTCTGGTTATGCAGGGCTGGACCGTGTCGCCCCTGGCCCGCTGGTTGAAGCTCGATGTCCCCACCACTTCCTCACGGGTCCAGCGGGTCGAGTTGGGGGTGCCGGGGCAGGTGGGCTACGAGTTTGTCGGCTACAAGCTGGCCGAAGGCAGCCCGGCGCTGCGCTCGCCCACCGATAAACTGCCCTTGCCGGCGGGCGCCAGCCTGTTGTGCGTCTTGCGGGAGGATCAGCCCCTGTCGCTAAAGGAAAGTCATACCCTGGAGCCGGGAGATCACGTCTACTTGCTGGCCTCCGCCACGGACTTGCCCGCCCTCGACAAGTTGCTGGTGGGGGTGGACGAGCCGGACCGGCTGTCGGCTCAGGCGTTCTTCGGGGAATTTGTGGTCACGCCCCGGGCCAAGCTGGCGGACCTCGGCATGCTCTATGGCTTTGAGGTGCCGGAGGAGATGGCCAACTGGAGTATCGCTCGGTACATCTACAGCCAATACCGCCAGCCGGTGGTGGGCGACCGGGTTCGCTTGGGTGATGTGGAATTTGTGGTGCTGGATATGCGCGACTCGAAGCTGACTCAGGTCAGCCTGAAACTCCACCGGTAA
- a CDS encoding methyl-accepting chemotaxis protein, translating into MLPLSLLVIIFIAVSIYAVRAAKQMGNYSNTIGTVNLPEIQLLMQADRDLYQALTAERAMLLADPGSSEMDALYRDHQDNAQQTYDRAIQSLDLSEIATREERETFQQLYDRWFSLSESIVEDARSADRMTLAFLEDRSFGEVAEAFDALRTHLDVVSERRLEQVDRLNQRVDAEEAQMTSILTLSGVTGTLIAVLAALLLPLVVTRPLNEISGRIHDIAEGDGDLTLRINLDRRDELGQLAGHVNRFMDRLQQLIGDIRHTTEDVSVSSEQVLQASTSSQKAADDQGQAINMVVAAVNELTAAIQEVAQNTNETADSAKNASGTTDVGRERIERAVARVNSLSAHIGETAERMRRLEEEAKNVTSVIDVIRGVAEQTNLLALNAAIEAARAGEQGRGFAVVADEVRTLASRTQQSTEDIRTMLTRLQSGVQEAVEAMTSSSEMTEEAVTAAGEAGQSLEDIAEAVQRITNMAIQIASAAEEQSTVTADIDKNMVEINELAARTQDDAATTASASGRLTDLASSLRELVVRFKV; encoded by the coding sequence ATGCTGCCTTTATCGCTTCTGGTTATTATCTTTATTGCGGTGAGCATCTACGCGGTGCGGGCGGCGAAACAGATGGGGAACTACTCGAACACCATCGGCACCGTGAACCTTCCGGAAATCCAGCTTTTGATGCAGGCCGATCGCGACCTTTATCAGGCGCTGACCGCCGAGCGGGCCATGCTGTTGGCCGACCCGGGTAGCAGCGAAATGGATGCGCTGTATCGCGACCATCAGGATAATGCCCAGCAGACTTACGATCGCGCGATTCAGTCCTTGGACCTCTCCGAGATCGCCACCCGCGAAGAGCGGGAAACCTTCCAACAACTCTACGATCGTTGGTTTAGCCTGAGCGAGTCCATTGTTGAGGATGCTCGCAGTGCCGATCGGATGACGCTCGCCTTCCTGGAGGATCGCTCCTTCGGCGAGGTGGCGGAGGCTTTCGACGCGCTTCGAACTCACCTGGACGTGGTATCCGAACGCCGCCTGGAGCAGGTTGACCGGCTCAATCAGCGGGTTGACGCGGAAGAGGCGCAGATGACCTCGATCCTTACTCTGTCGGGTGTGACGGGCACTCTGATTGCCGTGTTGGCCGCCTTGTTATTGCCCCTGGTGGTGACACGCCCTCTGAACGAAATCAGCGGCCGGATTCACGACATCGCCGAGGGCGATGGAGACCTGACGCTGCGCATAAACCTCGATCGGCGCGATGAATTGGGGCAACTGGCCGGGCATGTGAACCGCTTTATGGACCGGTTGCAGCAACTGATTGGGGATATTCGTCACACCACCGAAGACGTTTCCGTTTCCAGCGAGCAGGTGCTGCAGGCCTCCACCAGCAGCCAGAAGGCGGCGGACGATCAGGGTCAGGCCATCAATATGGTGGTGGCGGCCGTCAATGAGCTGACCGCCGCCATTCAGGAAGTGGCGCAGAATACCAACGAGACCGCCGACAGTGCCAAAAACGCATCGGGCACCACCGATGTGGGGCGCGAGCGCATTGAGCGGGCCGTGGCCAGGGTGAACAGCCTCTCGGCCCACATTGGCGAAACGGCGGAGCGCATGCGCCGTCTGGAAGAAGAAGCCAAGAACGTCACCTCCGTCATTGATGTGATTCGCGGCGTTGCGGAGCAGACCAACCTGCTTGCGCTGAATGCTGCCATCGAGGCGGCGAGGGCGGGCGAGCAGGGGCGTGGCTTTGCCGTGGTGGCGGATGAAGTTCGCACCCTGGCCAGCCGCACCCAGCAGTCCACCGAGGATATCCGCACCATGCTGACCCGGCTTCAGTCCGGCGTGCAGGAAGCGGTTGAGGCCATGACCTCCAGCAGCGAAATGACCGAAGAGGCGGTAACCGCCGCCGGGGAGGCCGGGCAATCCCTAGAGGATATCGCCGAGGCGGTACAGCGGATTACCAATATGGCGATTCAGATTGCCAGCGCCGCCGAAGAGCAGAGTACCGTCACCGCCGATATTGACAAAAATATGGTGGAGATCAACGAGCTAGCGGCACGGACACAGGATGATGCCGCGACCACGGCGAGCGCCAGTGGGCGCCTGACCGACCTGGCTTCCAGCCTGAGAGAACTGGTGGTAAGGTTCAAGGTCTGA
- a CDS encoding shikimate kinase, with protein MPGAGKSTVGLLLAKELVKAFVDTDILIQTQEGKALQDIIYDHGYEYLRKVEEQVLLESQYLNHVIATGGSVVYSDPGMQHLKKAGRIVFLDVPLEELERRVHNFSTRGIACAPGQTLADLFEERRALYQRYADITVDCATKHQDEVVSEIIYQEAEQFAEMDA; from the coding sequence ATGCCCGGCGCGGGTAAAAGCACCGTGGGGCTGCTGCTGGCGAAGGAGTTGGTCAAGGCCTTTGTGGATACCGACATTCTCATCCAGACCCAAGAGGGTAAGGCGCTTCAGGACATCATTTACGATCACGGCTACGAGTACCTGCGCAAGGTGGAAGAGCAGGTGTTATTGGAGTCGCAGTATCTCAACCATGTGATCGCCACCGGCGGCAGCGTGGTTTACAGCGACCCCGGTATGCAGCACCTGAAAAAGGCGGGCCGGATTGTGTTCCTGGACGTTCCCTTGGAGGAGCTCGAACGGCGGGTGCACAACTTTTCCACCCGGGGCATCGCCTGTGCGCCGGGACAGACCCTGGCCGACCTGTTTGAGGAGCGCCGGGCCCTGTACCAGCGTTATGCCGATATCACGGTGGACTGTGCGACCAAGCACCAGGATGAAGTGGTGTCGGAAATCATTT